Proteins encoded together in one Macadamia integrifolia cultivar HAES 741 chromosome 8, SCU_Mint_v3, whole genome shotgun sequence window:
- the LOC122086920 gene encoding dehydration-responsive element-binding protein 2F-like, whose translation MDSYRKTPSKPWKKGPTRGKGGPQNATCEYRGVRQRTWGKWVAEIREPKKRTRLWLGSFATAEEAAMAYDEAARKLYGPDAYVNLPHLQPNSTPPSKSQKFKWFPSKNFISMFPSYRMLNLNAQPSVHDIHQRIQEFKKNTAHNQSSPSWSSSSCSSSFDLKSAFQITDDNIHMEDSVINKEETFSVAKVQEEREEKPQIDLNEFLQQLGVLKVQSTSDDSEATRSFPVMESSPPDDYGLAALGDQTFNWDSLVDMHGLEYHQGVESNGLQDDAVNEELTFPTIWD comes from the coding sequence ATGGATTCTTACAGGAAAACTCCatcaaaaccatggaagaaagGACCTACAAGAGGCAAGGGAGGCCCTCAGAATGCGACCTGCGAGTATCGTGGAGTTCGGCAAAGAACTTGGGGCAAATGGGTTGCAGAGATCAGAGAACCCAAGAAGAGAACCAGACTCTGGTTGGGTTCTTTTGCTACTGCAGAAGAAGCTGCCATGGCCTATGATGAAGCTGCAAGGAAGTTGTATGGGCCTGATGCTTACGTCAATCTACCACATCTTCAACCAAATTCCACTCCTCCGAGCAAATCCCAGAAGTTCAAATGGTTTCCTTCCAAGAACTTCATTTCCATGTTTCCTTCATACCGAATGCTAAATTTGAATGCCCAGCCCAGTGTTCATGACATTCATCAAAGGATCCAGGAGTTCAAGAAAAATACGGCTCACAATCAATCTTCACCATCATGGTCATCTTCATCTTGCTCGTCCtcctttgatttgaaatctgCATTTCAGATCACAGATGATAATATCCACATGGAAGATTCAGTAATCAACAAAGAAGAGACGTTTTCAGTAGCGAAAGTCCAAGAGGAACGTGAAGAAAAACCTCAGATAGATCTCAATGAATTTCTTCAGCAGTTAGGTGTACTGAAAGTACAGAGCACATCAGATGACAGCGAAGCCACCAGAAGCTTTCCAGTgatggaatcttcccctccagATGATTATGGGCTCGCAGCTCTTGGCGACCAGACTTTCAACTGGGACAGTCTAGTTGATATGCATGGACTAGAGTATCATCAGGGAGTAGAATCCAATGGCCTTCAGGATGATGCTGTGAATGAAGAGCTGACATTCCCTACTATTTGGGACTAG